The proteins below come from a single Faecalibaculum rodentium genomic window:
- a CDS encoding ASKHA domain-containing protein — MSRDCGGQGLCGKCRVQTPDLPVLEADWRVLGDTLCARGWRLGCQHAVRPDTADGDEMAQAHIAGTGVTEGTGSTPRLAALDIGTTTVVLALLDDAGTVVKELAWGNPQRAWGADVLSRIDHFASMPPDLIRTLIEPHLQGIDRLVITGNTVMTHLWLGTDPAPLARAPFTIPHPDPVITRHGSRQEIVCAPFAPYVGADIRTGLQEVLAADHAESFLYMDLGTNGELAWYDRGTLTLCSTACGPALEGAGISIGMAALPEALVHVYHEQGRWHGHTAGDVPAQGVCGSGLISWIDALRQADLVTPAGKLKGCPPVEGLQLTQKDIRMFQLAKGALQAGWQLLVPDPAQVEEVWIAGGFSLGLNADACIRLGLFHPAWRGKIRFCGNMALKGACRQVMAEDALPGDELTARVLELEKDTRFPLAFARAMSLQEAAA; from the coding sequence ATGAGCCGGGACTGCGGCGGACAGGGACTGTGCGGGAAGTGTCGTGTGCAGACCCCGGATCTGCCGGTGCTGGAGGCCGACTGGCGGGTGCTGGGGGATACGCTGTGTGCGAGGGGATGGCGCCTGGGCTGCCAGCATGCGGTGAGGCCGGACACAGCAGACGGGGATGAGATGGCACAGGCACACATAGCCGGGACGGGTGTGACCGAAGGAACAGGAAGCACACCGCGTTTAGCTGCACTGGACATCGGCACGACGACTGTGGTACTGGCCCTGCTGGACGATGCGGGGACTGTGGTGAAGGAACTGGCCTGGGGCAATCCCCAGCGGGCCTGGGGTGCGGATGTGCTCTCCCGCATTGACCACTTTGCGTCTATGCCTCCCGACCTGATCCGGACACTGATCGAACCCCATCTCCAGGGAATCGACCGGCTGGTCATCACAGGCAACACCGTCATGACCCATCTGTGGCTGGGCACGGACCCGGCCCCGCTGGCCAGGGCCCCGTTCACCATTCCCCATCCCGATCCGGTCATCACACGCCATGGCAGCCGCCAGGAAATCGTCTGCGCCCCATTTGCGCCATATGTCGGCGCTGACATCCGCACCGGGCTCCAGGAAGTGCTGGCCGCCGATCATGCCGAATCCTTTCTCTACATGGACCTGGGAACCAACGGAGAACTGGCCTGGTATGACCGGGGAACACTCACACTATGCAGCACTGCCTGCGGACCGGCGCTGGAAGGCGCGGGGATCTCCATTGGCATGGCGGCCTTGCCCGAAGCGTTGGTGCACGTGTATCATGAACAGGGCCGGTGGCACGGGCACACAGCCGGGGATGTACCGGCACAGGGAGTCTGCGGCAGCGGGCTCATTTCCTGGATCGATGCCCTGCGGCAGGCAGATCTTGTGACTCCCGCCGGGAAACTCAAAGGGTGCCCGCCAGTCGAAGGCCTGCAACTGACACAGAAGGACATCCGGATGTTTCAGCTTGCCAAGGGTGCCCTGCAGGCCGGATGGCAGCTGCTGGTGCCGGATCCCGCCCAGGTGGAAGAAGTCTGGATTGCCGGCGGATTCTCCCTGGGACTGAATGCGGACGCCTGCATCCGCCTGGGACTGTTTCATCCCGCCTGGCGCGGGAAGATCCGGTTCTGCGGCAACATGGCGCTCAAAGGTGCCTGCCGCCAGGTCATGGCTGAGGATGCCCTGCCGGGGGATGAGCTGACAGCCCGGGTCCTGGAACTGGAGAAGGATACCCGGTTCCCGCTGGCGTTCGCGAGAGCCATGAGCCTGCAGGAGGCAGCGGCATGA
- a CDS encoding DUF4430 domain-containing protein — MKNTMLAAGALSLALMAGCAGTKPADQTAALTDTSAQKTIHILAKDQNGNTVVDEDITTTAGNLTDALKSSEDLNATFENGEYGTMIMGLEGLATEDWNKGPWWTYESDNNTVCQKEGYCPAADDVIIADGDSFVFTFSSGS, encoded by the coding sequence ATGAAGAACACAATGCTTGCGGCCGGTGCCCTGAGCCTGGCACTCATGGCCGGCTGTGCCGGCACAAAGCCGGCTGACCAGACCGCAGCTTTGACAGATACATCTGCCCAAAAAACAATTCACATCCTCGCAAAGGATCAGAATGGGAACACTGTCGTGGATGAAGACATCACCACAACCGCCGGCAACCTGACAGATGCCCTGAAAAGCAGCGAAGACCTCAATGCAACATTCGAAAACGGAGAGTATGGCACCATGATCATGGGACTGGAGGGTCTGGCAACCGAAGACTGGAACAAAGGCCCCTGGTGGACCTATGAATCCGACAACAACACCGTCTGCCAGAAGGAAGGATACTGCCCCGCCGCGGATGATGTGATCATCGCAGACGGAGACAGTTTCGTCTTCACCTTCTCCAGCGGCAGCTGA
- a CDS encoding DUF5131 family protein: protein MRDISWNPWDGCHPFSAGCRNCFMRRADLRHGRNPDEITRSKTMFDLPLKKKRDGSWKVPSGSQMSVCFNSDFFLEDADAWRQEAWDIMRQRPDVRFLIPTKRIHRIRDCLPPDWHGGWPHISIAVSVENQTAARQRLDLFLTIPCQHRLIFAAPLLEELDLYPWLKTGGFQLVSVAGESGLEARPCDFDWMEKIYLDCRKTRTPFEIHQTGRYFIRNGHLYTIRKKDQFQQAHKAHSWLRQQHRLRQTSLFEKME from the coding sequence ATGAGAGATATATCCTGGAATCCCTGGGATGGCTGTCATCCCTTTTCTGCCGGGTGCAGAAACTGCTTCATGAGACGGGCCGATTTGCGTCATGGCCGGAATCCGGATGAAATCACCCGGTCGAAGACCATGTTCGATCTCCCGCTGAAAAAGAAACGGGATGGAAGCTGGAAGGTGCCATCCGGTTCACAGATGTCTGTCTGTTTCAACTCGGATTTCTTTCTGGAAGATGCGGATGCCTGGCGCCAGGAAGCCTGGGACATCATGCGGCAGCGGCCGGATGTGCGCTTCCTGATTCCCACCAAACGCATTCACCGGATCCGTGACTGCCTTCCCCCGGACTGGCATGGCGGCTGGCCGCATATATCCATTGCGGTTTCCGTGGAAAATCAGACAGCGGCCAGACAGCGGCTCGATCTGTTCCTGACGATCCCCTGTCAGCACCGGCTGATTTTTGCGGCTCCTCTTCTGGAGGAACTGGATCTGTATCCCTGGCTGAAAACCGGCGGGTTCCAGCTCGTATCCGTGGCCGGGGAAAGCGGCCTGGAGGCCCGTCCCTGTGACTTTGATTGGATGGAGAAGATCTATCTGGACTGCCGGAAAACACGAACGCCTTTTGAGATTCACCAGACCGGACGGTATTTTATCCGAAACGGGCATCTGTACACGATCCGGAAGAAGGACCAGTTCCAGCAGGCACACAAGGCCCACAGCTGGCTGCGGCAGCAGCACCGGCTTCGGCAGACGTCCCTGTTTGAAAAGATGGAGTGA
- a CDS encoding helix-turn-helix transcriptional regulator, which produces MKDLIQLMDLSIDGPVDRQFVLTQGQLLVALSQDAFMCVDGTPVSPHTTIAAAGPGTFTLHSQRAHMALLAGVPGLESGRTTAPESFQARTLIFFRGLENALERPKEPDAYMISAVVLQFLSHWYRRSTTENSVAIQAARWIEDHCRQNITAKDVAQAMGYSPGHVMHSFSRAYGMSVHSYLMRCRMAQVKEAISRGTRSLEEIALDNGFSSRSALHKTFVRIYGITPGQYKRYTERIDGS; this is translated from the coding sequence ATGAAAGACCTGATTCAGCTTATGGATCTTTCCATAGATGGACCGGTGGACAGGCAGTTTGTCCTGACACAAGGACAGCTGCTGGTGGCACTCAGCCAGGATGCGTTCATGTGCGTGGATGGAACCCCCGTCAGCCCACATACGACCATTGCCGCAGCAGGGCCCGGGACGTTCACGCTGCATTCACAAAGAGCCCATATGGCCCTGCTTGCCGGCGTCCCGGGGCTGGAATCTGGCAGGACCACTGCCCCGGAATCCTTTCAGGCCCGGACACTGATTTTCTTCCGGGGACTGGAAAATGCGCTGGAGCGTCCGAAGGAGCCCGATGCCTACATGATTTCTGCCGTGGTCCTGCAGTTTCTCTCCCACTGGTATCGGCGGAGCACAACAGAAAACAGTGTGGCGATTCAGGCCGCCCGCTGGATCGAAGACCACTGCCGGCAGAACATCACCGCAAAAGACGTGGCGCAGGCCATGGGCTATTCCCCGGGGCATGTCATGCACAGCTTCTCCCGTGCCTATGGCATGTCCGTGCACAGCTACCTGATGCGCTGCCGCATGGCGCAGGTCAAGGAAGCCATTTCCCGGGGGACCCGGAGTCTCGAGGAAATCGCCCTGGACAACGGCTTTTCCAGCCGGAGTGCCCTGCACAAGACATTTGTGCGCATCTACGGCATCACCCCGGGACAGTACAAACGGTATACAGAAAGGATCGATGGATCATGA
- a CDS encoding TetR/AcrR family transcriptional regulator produces MPPKQKYSADEILSAALDLVRHHGLAALTIRNVAQSLDISTQPVISCFKNSAALHEAVWKSVNDIHGRYLMTFDGSDPEEIPLQIGLNYIRFATEEPHLFQLLFLNGPGPGGIQSLAGLTEDPDLKPMLEAMAQGGGISLEQMQSLFRTLAVYVHGYACLLAGGLMKSDQEQMKQDLTDFWTIHLNGLESPEPGQTASRTNAEGGRS; encoded by the coding sequence ATGCCCCCGAAACAGAAATACTCCGCCGATGAAATCCTCAGCGCCGCTCTGGACCTGGTCCGCCATCATGGACTCGCCGCATTGACGATCCGCAATGTGGCGCAGTCGCTGGATATCTCCACACAGCCGGTCATCAGCTGTTTCAAAAACAGCGCTGCCCTGCATGAAGCGGTCTGGAAATCCGTCAATGACATCCATGGTCGGTACCTGATGACCTTCGATGGCTCTGATCCCGAAGAGATTCCGCTGCAGATCGGCCTCAACTACATCCGGTTCGCAACAGAGGAACCCCATTTGTTTCAGCTCCTGTTTCTCAACGGTCCCGGCCCCGGGGGCATACAGTCCCTGGCGGGGCTCACAGAGGACCCGGATCTCAAGCCCATGCTGGAAGCCATGGCGCAGGGTGGCGGGATCTCCCTGGAACAGATGCAGTCTTTGTTCCGGACTCTGGCTGTGTATGTGCATGGCTATGCGTGTCTTCTGGCAGGCGGGCTGATGAAATCGGATCAGGAACAGATGAAGCAGGACCTGACGGATTTCTGGACCATCCATCTCAATGGCCTGGAATCCCCTGAACCTGGACAGACTGCGTCCCGAACAAACGCGGAAGGAGGCAGATCATGA
- a CDS encoding uroporphyrinogen decarboxylase family protein codes for MKTVPFTRQEMIDCIEGRPTRRPAVAIGTWIHLDQLSEDKQRRLEKLYADYPFDMEAFYIKKPATFGQPGDRFCWCDVKDADPHIGRTKSVGVDEENAISWEVYDQITPELPDPAGVDLFEGWPEDDGRYRMAWLSYGPWSRIWEYRGMTNSLMDLYTDPARVQSINDRTMRWFKEVIDQVAAGHRADAIGFGDDHGMQKGPFMSPKMFRKFYFPFYKELCDYAHSRGLHVWLHCCGDAMKLLDQFILAGFDVLHPIQKYAMDETAVMEKYGGKIAFWSGMDLQQILPFGSQEDVRQEVHHLVDTFYAPQKTRTIFTVSNRLEDNVPVENIEAFIQEVYAYTEGPTPAAADAGCTGA; via the coding sequence ATGAAAACCGTACCCTTCACCCGCCAGGAAATGATCGACTGCATCGAAGGCCGCCCCACGCGCCGCCCAGCGGTCGCCATTGGCACGTGGATTCACCTTGACCAGCTCAGCGAAGACAAACAGCGCCGCCTGGAGAAGCTCTATGCAGACTATCCTTTCGACATGGAGGCCTTCTATATCAAAAAGCCCGCCACCTTCGGCCAGCCCGGGGACCGGTTCTGCTGGTGTGACGTGAAAGACGCCGATCCGCACATTGGGCGGACAAAATCCGTGGGTGTGGATGAAGAAAACGCCATATCATGGGAGGTCTACGACCAGATCACTCCGGAGCTTCCGGACCCCGCCGGCGTGGATCTCTTCGAAGGCTGGCCGGAGGACGATGGCCGATACCGCATGGCGTGGCTCTCCTATGGTCCCTGGAGCCGGATCTGGGAATACCGCGGCATGACAAACTCCCTCATGGATCTCTACACCGATCCTGCCCGCGTGCAGAGCATCAACGACCGCACCATGCGCTGGTTCAAGGAAGTCATTGACCAGGTCGCCGCCGGACACAGGGCGGACGCCATCGGCTTCGGCGATGACCACGGGATGCAGAAAGGGCCCTTCATGTCCCCGAAGATGTTCCGCAAATTCTATTTCCCCTTCTACAAGGAACTCTGCGACTACGCCCATTCCAGGGGCCTCCATGTGTGGCTCCACTGCTGCGGCGATGCCATGAAGCTCCTGGATCAGTTCATCCTGGCAGGCTTCGACGTTCTGCACCCGATTCAGAAATACGCCATGGACGAGACCGCAGTCATGGAGAAGTACGGCGGGAAAATCGCTTTCTGGTCCGGCATGGACCTTCAGCAGATCCTGCCCTTCGGCTCGCAGGAAGACGTCCGCCAGGAAGTGCACCATCTTGTGGACACCTTCTATGCCCCGCAGAAAACCCGCACCATTTTCACGGTCTCCAACCGCCTGGAAGACAACGTGCCGGTGGAAAACATTGAGGCCTTCATCCAGGAAGTCTATGCGTACACCGAAGGTCCCACGCCTGCTGCTGCCGATGCCGGCTGCACGGGAGCATGA
- a CDS encoding CPBP family intramembrane glutamic endopeptidase has protein sequence MKQVSGLRKFWNEHSLALALTLILVYVVGTGSLRNSVGDESIFMTVWMVALTLSVVLLTIRLHAGQKLGLGPVWFGRRQLYLLALLPIPAVNLLAGLHASAPVSSLLCESVSMILVGFLEEVIMRGYLFEALRKDSLKEAVLITSLTFGIGHIVNLFTGQTTLSTLLQVGYALAIGLVFALVLVKTGSLWPCIFIHSLMDLLAVFAGQISSQQAALVSLLLMVYCLGLAWYLWKKVPGSVQTG, from the coding sequence ATGAAACAGGTCAGCGGACTCCGTAAATTCTGGAACGAACATTCCCTGGCACTGGCCCTGACCCTGATTCTGGTGTATGTGGTCGGAACCGGCAGTCTGCGAAACAGCGTCGGGGATGAGAGCATCTTCATGACAGTGTGGATGGTGGCCCTCACACTGTCGGTCGTTCTTCTGACGATCCGTCTGCATGCCGGACAGAAACTGGGTCTGGGACCGGTCTGGTTCGGACGCCGGCAGCTGTATCTGCTGGCCCTTCTGCCCATTCCGGCGGTCAACCTGCTGGCCGGTCTTCATGCCTCTGCGCCTGTTTCTTCCCTGCTTTGCGAATCGGTTTCCATGATCCTGGTGGGATTCCTGGAGGAAGTGATCATGCGGGGATACCTGTTTGAGGCCCTGCGCAAGGACTCCCTGAAAGAAGCGGTGCTCATCACGTCCCTGACCTTCGGAATCGGCCACATCGTGAACCTCTTCACGGGACAGACAACCCTGAGCACGCTGCTGCAGGTGGGATATGCACTGGCGATTGGCCTGGTGTTTGCCCTGGTGCTGGTGAAAACCGGCAGCCTCTGGCCCTGTATTTTCATTCACTCCCTCATGGACCTGCTCGCCGTGTTCGCCGGACAGATTTCCAGTCAGCAGGCAGCCCTGGTTTCCCTGCTGCTTATGGTGTACTGTCTGGGTCTGGCCTGGTATCTGTGGAAGAAAGTGCCAGGATCAGTGCAGACTGGATGA
- a CDS encoding cobalamin B12-binding domain-containing protein, producing MNELEKIRTELIDGDEDAILGYVEEALQEQMEPKAILEQGLLPGMNDIADKWAAGEAFIPEVLIGAKIMNAAMERLEPLMVTEEKADEPPRVIFGTVQGDLHDIGKNLCMLLLRSQGVSVLDLGVDVAPETFVEAVGTHHPEYLCMSSLLTTTMDGFEKTIEALKEAGLRDKVKVAVAGAPVTPEYAKSIGADLYTEDAVQLSRTLG from the coding sequence ATGAACGAACTGGAAAAAATCCGCACCGAACTCATTGACGGAGACGAAGACGCGATCCTGGGCTATGTGGAGGAGGCCCTGCAGGAGCAGATGGAACCGAAGGCGATCCTGGAACAGGGACTGCTTCCGGGGATGAACGACATCGCCGACAAATGGGCTGCCGGGGAAGCCTTCATACCAGAGGTGCTCATCGGGGCAAAGATCATGAATGCCGCCATGGAGCGGCTGGAACCGCTGATGGTGACGGAGGAAAAAGCCGATGAACCGCCCCGCGTGATTTTTGGCACGGTGCAGGGAGACCTGCATGACATCGGGAAAAACCTGTGCATGCTGCTCCTGCGGTCTCAGGGCGTTTCTGTCCTGGACCTGGGGGTGGATGTGGCGCCGGAGACCTTTGTGGAGGCCGTTGGCACGCATCACCCGGAATACCTGTGTATGTCCTCGCTGCTGACGACCACCATGGATGGCTTTGAGAAAACCATCGAAGCTCTGAAGGAAGCCGGACTGCGGGACAAGGTGAAGGTGGCTGTGGCCGGTGCGCCCGTCACACCGGAGTACGCGAAATCCATCGGGGCTGACCTCTACACAGAGGATGCGGTGCAGCTCTCTCGGACTCTGGGATGA
- a CDS encoding glycogen/starch/alpha-glucan phosphorylase, whose amino-acid sequence MNTEQQMTAKAEALFHKGPAALTKEEVYATLLAFTKEALADAPKITGDKKLYYISAEFLIGKLLSNNLINLGIYNDAKAFVEQAGYTLPEIEEIEAEPSLGNGGLGRLAACFLDSIATLDLPGDGVGLNYHLGLFRQQFENHRQVEYPNPWISSETWENRTDVHFEVSFKDFTVTSSMYTIDVAGYNQKVNALNLFDLDSVDDSIVTDSINFDKEEIKKNLTLFLYPDDGDEAGRRLRVYQQYFMVSNAAQLILKEMDDKGYPIEELSQHVVVQINDTHPSMVIPELIRLLTARGMSFKAAVKQVENTCAYTNHTILAEALEKWPSQYLEDICPQLMPIIKQLDEIARTRSSNPATAIIDQDGRVHMAHMDIHFSQSTNGVAAIHTDILKNEELHDFYELYPERFNNKTNGVTFRRWLIACNPQLTAFLDRKIGDGWKQNADLLEEFESLKNDAGVQAQLQAIKQEKKNELSTYIYNHQNIVVNPDSIYDIQIKRLHEYKRQQMNALYIIDKYLRIKNGEIPARPITCIFGAKAAPAYLLAKDIISLILTLGDLIRNDPEVSPYLNVVMVENYNVTLAEKLIPAADVSEQISLASKEASGTSNMKFMLNGAVTLGTDDGANVEIHELVGDDNIFIFGVDSDTVINHYKNADYSSRQIYESDPVVKRTVDFITDPAMMAIGDPEALTRVKNDMINKDWFMALLDLHAYIDEKDKCFAAYEDRQAWAEKMIVNISKAGYFSSDRTIAQYNQDIWHLK is encoded by the coding sequence ATAAAAAGCTGTACTACATTTCCGCGGAATTCCTCATCGGAAAGCTGCTCTCCAACAACCTCATCAACCTGGGCATCTACAACGATGCCAAAGCGTTTGTCGAACAGGCCGGCTACACACTGCCTGAAATCGAGGAAATCGAAGCCGAGCCCTCGCTGGGCAACGGCGGCCTCGGCCGTCTGGCAGCCTGCTTCCTGGATTCCATCGCCACGCTGGATCTTCCGGGCGACGGCGTCGGCCTGAACTACCACCTGGGTCTGTTCCGCCAGCAGTTTGAAAACCACAGGCAGGTGGAATATCCCAACCCCTGGATCAGCAGCGAGACCTGGGAAAACCGCACGGATGTGCACTTCGAAGTGTCCTTCAAAGACTTCACCGTCACCAGCTCCATGTACACCATTGACGTGGCCGGCTACAACCAGAAAGTCAACGCCCTGAATCTCTTCGACCTGGATTCCGTGGATGATTCCATCGTCACCGACAGCATCAACTTCGACAAGGAAGAAATCAAAAAGAACCTGACGCTGTTCCTGTACCCGGATGACGGAGACGAAGCCGGGCGCCGCCTGCGTGTCTACCAGCAGTACTTCATGGTCTCCAACGCCGCCCAGCTGATCCTGAAGGAGATGGACGACAAAGGCTATCCCATCGAAGAACTGAGCCAGCACGTGGTGGTGCAGATCAATGACACCCACCCGTCCATGGTCATCCCCGAACTGATCCGTCTGCTGACGGCCCGGGGCATGAGCTTCAAGGCAGCGGTAAAGCAGGTCGAAAACACATGCGCCTACACCAACCACACGATCCTGGCAGAGGCCCTGGAAAAATGGCCCAGCCAGTACCTGGAGGACATCTGCCCGCAGCTGATGCCCATCATCAAACAGCTGGATGAAATCGCCCGCACCCGCAGCAGCAACCCGGCCACGGCCATCATTGACCAGGACGGCCGCGTGCACATGGCCCACATGGACATCCACTTCTCCCAGTCCACCAACGGCGTTGCTGCGATCCATACGGATATCCTGAAAAACGAAGAGCTCCACGACTTCTACGAACTGTATCCGGAGCGTTTCAACAACAAGACCAACGGTGTGACCTTCCGCCGGTGGCTGATTGCCTGCAATCCGCAGCTGACAGCCTTCCTGGACAGGAAGATCGGGGACGGCTGGAAACAGAACGCGGACCTGCTGGAGGAATTCGAGTCCCTCAAGAACGATGCGGGTGTGCAGGCACAGCTGCAGGCCATCAAGCAGGAGAAGAAAAACGAGCTCTCCACCTACATTTACAATCACCAGAACATCGTCGTGAACCCGGATTCCATTTACGACATCCAGATCAAACGTCTGCACGAGTACAAGCGCCAGCAGATGAATGCCCTGTACATCATTGACAAGTACCTGCGCATCAAGAACGGCGAGATCCCGGCCCGTCCGATCACCTGCATCTTCGGTGCCAAGGCGGCTCCGGCGTACCTGCTGGCCAAGGACATCATTTCCCTGATCCTGACGCTGGGCGACCTGATCCGCAACGATCCGGAAGTGTCTCCGTACCTGAACGTGGTGATGGTGGAAAACTACAACGTCACGCTGGCTGAGAAGCTGATTCCCGCTGCGGATGTTTCCGAGCAGATCTCCCTGGCCTCCAAGGAAGCCTCAGGCACCTCCAACATGAAGTTCATGCTCAACGGCGCCGTGACTCTGGGAACTGATGATGGTGCGAACGTCGAGATCCACGAACTGGTGGGTGACGACAACATCTTCATCTTCGGTGTGGACTCCGATACGGTCATCAACCACTACAAGAACGCCGACTACAGCTCCCGGCAGATCTATGAATCCGATCCGGTGGTCAAGCGTACGGTGGACTTCATCACCGATCCGGCCATGATGGCGATCGGCGATCCGGAAGCCCTGACGCGTGTCAAGAACGACATGATCAACAAAGACTGGTTCATGGCGCTGCTGGACCTGCACGCATATATTGACGAGAAGGACAAGTGCTTCGCGGCGTACGAAGACCGCCAGGCATGGGCCGAGAAGATGATCGTGAACATCTCCAAGGCCGGCTACTTCTCCAGTGACCGCACCATTGCCCAGTACAACCAGGATATCTGGCACCTGAAATAA
- a CDS encoding helix-turn-helix transcriptional regulator — protein MALITKVKLYREQTGMKQADLATRVGVRRETIVHLENGRYNPLLKLAMDIEKVFQVTVEELFEFVEDEPQNS, from the coding sequence ATGGCACTGATCACAAAAGTAAAGCTGTACCGAGAACAGACCGGAATGAAACAGGCTGATCTTGCCACCCGTGTCGGTGTCCGGCGGGAAACCATTGTTCACCTGGAAAATGGACGGTACAATCCGTTGCTGAAACTGGCGATGGACATCGAAAAGGTATTCCAGGTGACGGTAGAGGAACTCTTCGAGTTTGTGGAGGATGAGCCGCAGAACAGCTGA
- a CDS encoding RloB family protein yields MKKPRLSRLEEQKLKKRLARQDYAKLYLILTEGTKTEPYYFEGFKKAVESCHPEILVEIIGVGKATTKLLEFADEFIEEFSVHNAELWLVTDKDDFQADHFNKLVSECLRRDKVKFLGNWWHAAWSNECFELWFVLHFSFYQAAATRTEYYKILKEQFRKHRLGSWKKNDPEIFRIMTCKGNPRLAIHYAKKLHKEKQGQIPSSVRPCTTVYALVEELARYLPADLKQRFFG; encoded by the coding sequence ATGAAGAAACCGCGTCTTTCCCGTCTGGAGGAACAGAAGCTGAAAAAGCGTCTGGCGAGACAGGATTATGCAAAGCTCTATCTGATCCTGACAGAAGGTACCAAAACCGAACCGTATTATTTCGAGGGATTCAAGAAAGCGGTGGAGTCCTGTCATCCGGAGATCCTGGTGGAAATCATCGGTGTGGGCAAAGCCACGACCAAGCTGCTGGAATTCGCGGATGAATTCATAGAAGAATTCAGCGTCCATAACGCAGAGCTCTGGCTGGTGACGGACAAGGATGACTTCCAGGCTGACCATTTCAACAAACTCGTCAGCGAGTGCCTGCGGCGTGACAAAGTGAAGTTCCTCGGCAACTGGTGGCATGCAGCGTGGAGCAATGAGTGTTTCGAGCTGTGGTTTGTGCTCCACTTTTCCTTCTATCAGGCCGCAGCGACGAGAACCGAATACTACAAGATCCTCAAGGAGCAGTTTCGCAAACACCGTCTGGGTTCCTGGAAAAAGAATGACCCGGAGATATTCCGGATCATGACATGCAAGGGAAATCCGCGGCTGGCGATTCATTATGCGAAGAAGCTGCACAAAGAAAAACAGGGACAGATTCCGTCATCGGTCAGACCGTGTACCACGGTGTATGCACTGGTCGAAGAACTTGCCCGCTACCTGCCCGCGGACTTGAAGCAGCGGTTCTTCGGCTGA
- a CDS encoding uroporphyrinogen decarboxylase family protein translates to MHRIPSWARTRDPLFILSFPAAAALGKTVRSMVTDPQVQAEAILEIRRRFPRQAAFTGLMDLSLEAEAFGYPVRFADDDLPTVLEPVIHTPQDAEALVVPDLEAGRIPVTLEALKRVHAQDPDTPLLAGCIGPFSLAGRLADPSAALMMPVTDPDTLKILLDKATACLIQLIEAFKAAGCAGVIMAEPMAGLMSPAMNRRFVVPWLKRIIDAVQTEEFSVMLHNCGPSAGKCWNVLRQSGAAAYHFGNAVDLLPILESSPDTPVYGNLDPTAFVSETPETIACLTQYLIDSYGQCPMWRLSSGCDIPAAAHPAALQAAFDAWDKWLQQN, encoded by the coding sequence ATGCACCGTATTCCATCCTGGGCCCGTACCAGAGACCCGCTCTTCATCCTCTCGTTTCCCGCCGCTGCTGCGCTTGGAAAGACCGTCCGGAGCATGGTCACAGACCCGCAGGTCCAGGCAGAGGCAATCCTGGAAATCCGCCGCCGCTTTCCGCGACAGGCCGCCTTCACCGGTCTGATGGACCTGTCCCTGGAAGCGGAAGCCTTCGGCTACCCCGTCCGGTTTGCCGACGACGACCTCCCGACTGTGCTCGAACCGGTCATCCATACCCCGCAGGATGCCGAAGCCCTGGTGGTGCCGGACCTGGAAGCCGGCCGCATTCCCGTGACTCTCGAAGCCCTGAAACGGGTGCATGCGCAGGACCCGGACACACCGCTTCTGGCCGGCTGCATCGGCCCGTTTTCCCTCGCCGGGCGGCTGGCTGATCCCTCCGCTGCCCTGATGATGCCCGTGACGGATCCCGACACTCTGAAGATCCTTCTTGACAAGGCCACTGCCTGCCTCATTCAGCTCATCGAAGCCTTCAAAGCCGCGGGCTGTGCCGGTGTGATCATGGCCGAACCCATGGCCGGGCTCATGTCGCCCGCCATGAACCGGCGGTTTGTTGTGCCGTGGCTGAAGCGGATCATCGACGCGGTTCAGACAGAGGAGTTCTCTGTCATGCTGCACAACTGCGGGCCCTCCGCCGGCAAGTGCTGGAATGTCCTGCGCCAGTCCGGCGCTGCGGCGTACCACTTCGGCAATGCCGTGGACCTGCTGCCTATCCTGGAAAGCAGTCCGGATACACCCGTTTACGGCAACCTGGATCCCACCGCATTTGTCAGCGAGACCCCGGAAACCATCGCCTGCCTGACACAGTATCTTATTGACAGCTACGGCCAGTGTCCCATGTGGCGGCTGTCCTCGGGATGCGACATCCCCGCCGCAGCCCATCCGGCAGCTCTGCAGGCAGCCTTCGACGCGTGGGACAAATGGCTGCAGCAGAACTGA